GGAGACGAGTGCCGTAGCGGTTGTATCGCTCGCCCACACAGACGAATCGTTGTCCGCTGAGTGGATGGAACGGATGCGTGACGCACACAAGGTGTGTCCCGACGATGGAAGAGTTTGCATTTTGAATTGAGGTACAAGCGGCTGGAGCGAGGCCGGTTTCATATCTACGATCAGGCTGGCGGGCATGAGCGGCGCCATGAGGTTTCGGCGAGTGAATTGTCGTTGCTTCTCGAGGGGATCGATCTTCGGAGTTCACGGCGGAGATTGGCGCATGATGATTATTTTTAATCATTATTTGCTTGCAAATATTTGTCGAATGTATAAGTATGGTCAT
The sequence above is a segment of the Candidatus Eisenbacteria bacterium genome. Coding sequences within it:
- a CDS encoding Y4bD/Y4pK family protein, with product MHSPKPHGAAHARQPDRRYETGLAPAACTSIQNANSSIVGTHLVCVTHPFHPLSGQRFVCVGERYNRYGTRL